The following nucleotide sequence is from Pedobacter sp. PACM 27299.
CTTCCGCTTTCTTCTTCTCCGGAAATTTTCGATAACAGTCCGAAAGCATGGTTGGAACCCAATAGTAATTATGACCTGATGAGCTTAAAAATGCTCTTCCTCTCTTTAAAAGAAATGGCTGCACAAATGGGAAAAACAGCAGAAGCGAAGAAATGGGGAGCCGCAGCAATCGCTTTAGGTGATTTTCATACGAAAGGTGATGGTACATTGCTTTTAGATGCAAAACATGAATTGACTCAAAGTCATAGACATTTATCTAATATTATCGGAATCTATCCTTTTAATCTGATCAACAATGAAAGGGGCAAAGCAGATGAAAAAGTAATTGAAGCTAGCTTGAAAAACTGGGATAAATTAGGCAGCCGATCTTGGGTAGGTTATACTTTCTCTTGGATGAGCTGTCTGAAAGCAAGAGTTGGTGATGGAGAAGGAGCCGTTAAAAACCTGGATATTTTTGTTAAAGCTTTTATCCTGCGCAATGGTTTTCATGTAAATGGCGATCAAACTAAGAGCGGTTATTCCGGTTTTACATATCGCCCCTTTACGCTGGAAGGTAATTTCCTGGCTGCCCAGGCACTGCATGAAATGTTAATGCAAAGCTGGAGCGCTACGCCTGGAGATCCTCATACAGGCCTGATCCGTATTTTTGCTGCGATGCCTAAAAAATGGGCAGATGCTTCTTTTACAGATCTCAGGGCAGAAGGTGGTCACCTGGTTTCAGCGATTCGTAAAAATAACAAAACAATAAGTTTCCGCATTACTGCAGGCAGGACAGGTCAGCTTCGGATTAAGGATAATTTTAATGGGATTGAACCGGTATGGAATGTTAAATCGGTAGCTAAAGTAGGGGAAGCTTATGAGGTGACTTTGAATAAGGGCCAGACCTTGAAAGCGACGCTCAACTAATCCATAGGTATTTTAGCTGATATTCCAAGATGGTTACGTTATTTTAGGGCCAGCGTTCTCCCGGATTTTTAGTTTGAAGCGCTTAATAATAGTTGATTTATGAAAAAACACCTGATAATATTATTGCTCTGTACTGTTTCTTGCATCGAGGTTAGGGCTGCTGCTCATGAGCTAGATAGCCTGTTGATTAGTCAGGTGCTTAAGGGTTTGAGAATTCCGCTTGCCAAAACTAAAGAAGAGTTTATCCGCACGAAACCAATGCCAAATGACCCTGGTAAAACGATCGTCAGTATTCCTGTATTGGTCAGCGAAGAAGATGGGGGAAGTTCCTATACAATGGATGCTTATTTTCTAGTAGTGGAGTCGGGAACAGGTAAGATCTTACAGCAGTATTATGAGGAAGGATATTGGGAATCCGATGCGATTCGTATGGAGGATACAGGAATAGATACAGCGCCTTATCGGTTAAATCCACAGACCAGGGCTTTTGGGATCACCACACAATTTGTAGGAAGCTCCAGCCCCAATCCTTATAGCCAGACGACGATCTCTTTGTTTGTTCCACAGGGAAACACCTTAGTTAAAGTAGTCGATAAACTGGTTTTAGAGCAGTACAATGGAGAATGGGATATGCATTGTGCTGGAGTTTTCGAAAACAAAATGACTAAGATTGAAGTATCCAGCAGCAAAACCAATGGTTACGCCGATCTGCTCATCAATAGTAAAATTACCAATACCGAATCGTTTAAGAAAGGGGAAGAATGCGAAGCAAAAGTTGTGAAAAACAAGCTGAATAAAAGCGTATTGAAATTTAATAAAGGTAGTTATCATATCAGCCCGGCTAAAAATAAATAAGCAATAAGCTATCGTTTAACTGGTTTTCGTTTTTTTTCTTTGCTCAAATTTTCCTGTCTTCTGAAAGCAACAATCCTGCTAATCAGCTCAAGGGGAAGGGGCTGGTCAATTGGGAATTGCACAGAACCTTTTGCCATTTGATAGCCCGATAATTCTAACTGAAAAGCCTGAATTCCAGAAGGCGCCGGATAAAAGCCGATGTGTTTTTTATAGGCTGCAAAATGAATCAGATTGCCGTTTAAAGTAAAAGTAGGGATGCCATAATTAATGGTTTCCTCCGCTTCAAGTGCGGTTTCCCTAATGGTTTTCCTAAAATTCTCCAGCATCACCTGTATCTGAGCTGGAAAATTAGAGATATAATCTGAAATGTTTTCTGGATTAGGGGTACTTGACGTGTTTTTCATTTGAATGAGTTTTAATGGAGGTACAAACCCGCTTTTCCTCAGTATTATTCGGGATTGAAGGATCTGTATTGAGGAACCCAGCAATGATTAGCCCGATGGAACTGATGAATAATAAAGTTAAACTGATATTGCGTTTAACTTTTCTTATCTGGATACGCAGACCGGCTAATAAATAGATATAACTTAATGCCCATATTATAAATACGACGATCCTCACCCATTCATTCCATCCGATTGAATCGCCGTTCAGCCCAAACCAGGAAGGGTCAAATACAGATTTTGTAAATTGTAATAAGGTCATCCTGATACAAATATATTCTATAAGAGATAGGAAGGTACTGTGATAACATGACATATTAAGGGGGGAAATGCGACAATTTGAATGATCATAATCTTAATTAAGCAAGGCAATTCTTCATTTAAAAATAGGGATAATACCACAGCGCAAACGTTTGTGCGATTTCAGTGGCTTCATTTGTCGTTCTATTGCTCGATCTTTTATTAGCATTGTGTAAGCGACACGATACTGAACCCTTAAGAAGCTCGATACTTCTATAAAGTATAATCGCTGGAAAGGCCTAGAGATACGCTGTTTTCAATAAAACCTAAAATATGAATATGAAAAAACTATACGCGATGATATCCTGCGCTTTTTTATTTGGCGGACAGGTATTTGCCCAGCAGACAGATAGTGTCTTGTTTGGAGAAATTGGAAAACAGGTGGCTTTTTCCACCGCTCTGAAATCTGGAGATACTGCAATCCCTAAACTTAATGTGCCTAAGGGATTTTCTGCCATTTTAAAAGGAACCGATCGCTTAACAGTCATTAATGCTGATGGAAAGATTTTTATACCACTCGAAAATGTGGACGTTTCTTTGTTCTATCAGCTGAAAAGAGAAAGTGATCAGCTGATTATGGATATGCAAACGATCACTTTAAAAGTGCCAGGTCAGTTCAATGACCAAGGAAAAGCAATCAATGCTAAACCTTTTGTGATTCCAGCCTTAAGAGAATGGCATGGGGCAACAGGTAGTTTTCAATTGAAAAAGAAAAGCCGCATTGTCCTGGCAAAACATGATCCTGTTTTACAAGGAATTGCTGATTTATTGCAAAAGGACC
It contains:
- a CDS encoding iron chaperone translates to MKNTSSTPNPENISDYISNFPAQIQVMLENFRKTIRETALEAEETINYGIPTFTLNGNLIHFAAYKKHIGFYPAPSGIQAFQLELSGYQMAKGSVQFPIDQPLPLELISRIVAFRRQENLSKEKKRKPVKR